A stretch of the Tardiphaga sp. 709 genome encodes the following:
- a CDS encoding GyrI-like domain-containing protein, whose protein sequence is MTRSRLSRLATAALIPAAALTLNAAAWAQSPPATPPAASTPATPPAPAPATPAPAATAPATPAPAAPETPAPVAPATPPAAAQAPATPAAPQVQVADPFGEEITLSPKQMVTFVGKANWDSAFDTLMDAFKQITTVLDKQGVKSSGNPMIVYTTTDDTGFTFLAEIPVDQEVKNLPKAMKMGLSPDGKALKFVHRGSYDNMDNTYEAITNHLDDKKLEAKDTFIEEYMTDPLKTAEDKLVINVYVPLK, encoded by the coding sequence ATGACCCGTTCTCGCCTGTCCCGCCTCGCCACTGCGGCGCTGATCCCGGCAGCCGCGCTGACGCTGAACGCCGCGGCCTGGGCGCAATCTCCACCCGCCACGCCGCCAGCGGCAAGCACCCCGGCGACCCCGCCCGCGCCCGCACCGGCCACACCAGCTCCGGCGGCAACGGCTCCCGCCACTCCCGCTCCCGCCGCACCGGAGACGCCGGCCCCCGTCGCGCCGGCAACGCCGCCCGCCGCGGCGCAGGCTCCCGCAACGCCAGCCGCGCCTCAGGTCCAGGTTGCCGATCCGTTCGGCGAGGAAATCACGCTATCGCCGAAGCAGATGGTGACCTTCGTCGGCAAGGCGAATTGGGATTCGGCCTTCGATACGCTGATGGATGCGTTCAAGCAGATCACCACCGTGCTCGACAAACAGGGCGTCAAGTCATCCGGCAACCCGATGATCGTCTATACGACCACCGACGACACCGGCTTCACCTTCCTCGCGGAAATCCCGGTCGATCAGGAGGTGAAGAACCTGCCGAAGGCGATGAAGATGGGTCTGTCACCGGATGGCAAGGCACTGAAGTTCGTCCATCGCGGCTCCTACGACAATATGGACAACACCTATGAGGCGATCACCAATCACCTCGACGACAAAAAGCTAGAGGCGAAAGACACCTTCATCGAGGAATACATGACCGATCCCTTGAAGACGGCGGAAGACAAGCTCGTCATCAATGTCTATGTGCCGCTGAAGTAA
- a CDS encoding SIMPL domain-containing protein, translated as MKNHLTLAVFGIALIATPALAQVNPPPVISVSGEGTVSVPPDLAVVDGGVTTDAKTAREAAEANNAAMAKVLAALKSAGIAEKDMQTSRLSLFPQYAQQTRPNPNPGPNVISGYRASNRVTIRVRDVTKVAGTIDALVASGANEVGGINFMVTKASQLLDDARSDAIADARRKAEIYAKAAGVKLGAPISISEDSGSAPAPMMLRKMGADVASAPVAQGEEVLRVNVSVSWEIKPAQ; from the coding sequence ATGAAAAATCATCTGACTCTGGCCGTTTTCGGCATTGCGCTCATCGCCACTCCTGCGCTCGCGCAGGTCAATCCACCGCCGGTGATTTCCGTCTCCGGCGAAGGCACCGTCTCGGTGCCGCCGGATCTCGCTGTCGTCGATGGCGGCGTGACGACCGACGCCAAGACCGCGCGCGAGGCTGCTGAGGCCAACAATGCCGCGATGGCCAAAGTGCTGGCGGCTCTGAAGAGCGCTGGCATTGCCGAGAAAGACATGCAGACATCGCGGCTGTCGCTGTTTCCGCAATATGCGCAGCAGACCCGTCCCAATCCCAATCCTGGCCCCAATGTCATCTCGGGCTATCGCGCCAGCAACCGCGTCACCATCCGGGTGCGCGACGTGACCAAGGTGGCCGGCACCATCGACGCGCTGGTGGCTTCGGGTGCCAATGAGGTCGGCGGCATCAATTTCATGGTGACGAAGGCGTCGCAACTGCTCGACGATGCGCGCAGCGACGCGATCGCGGATGCGCGGCGCAAGGCGGAGATTTACGCCAAGGCTGCCGGCGTCAAGCTCGGCGCGCCGATCAGTATCTCCGAGGACTCCGGCAGCGCTCCGGCGCCGATGATGTTGCGCAAGATGGGCGCCGACGTGGCATCGGCTCCGGTGGCGCAAGGCGAGGAAGTGCTGCGCGTGAATGTCAGTGTGAGCTGGGAAATCAAGCCGGCGCAGTGA
- the dapF gene encoding diaminopimelate epimerase — MSALANHSFAKMNGIGNEIVVIDLRDTASGITPADARAVATPEGVPYDQLMVLQKPRLAGTDAFVSIYNNDGSEAGACGNGMRCVARQTFAGGDKTALTFETRAGLINCWQGPAPDLYTVDMGTPKFGWQDIPLAEEFRDTRGIELQIGPIDAPILHTPSVVSMGNPHAIFWVDDIQAYDLEKFGPLLENHPIFPDRANITLAHIVDRDHIVMRTWERGAGLTKACGSAACATAVAAARLRRTNRTVHMTLPGGELTIEWRESDDHVLMTGPAAFEYEGTFDPKLFASVA, encoded by the coding sequence ATGAGCGCACTGGCCAACCATTCCTTCGCCAAGATGAACGGCATCGGCAACGAGATCGTCGTGATCGACCTGCGCGATACGGCATCCGGTATTACGCCTGCCGACGCCCGCGCCGTGGCCACCCCCGAAGGCGTACCCTATGACCAGTTGATGGTGCTGCAGAAGCCCCGGCTGGCCGGCACCGACGCCTTCGTCTCAATCTACAACAATGACGGCTCCGAAGCCGGCGCCTGCGGCAATGGCATGCGTTGCGTGGCGCGCCAGACTTTTGCCGGCGGCGACAAGACGGCGCTCACATTCGAGACCAGGGCTGGCCTGATCAATTGCTGGCAAGGCCCCGCGCCGGACCTTTACACGGTGGACATGGGCACACCGAAGTTCGGCTGGCAGGACATTCCGCTGGCCGAGGAATTCCGTGACACCCGCGGCATCGAGTTGCAGATCGGCCCGATCGACGCGCCGATCCTGCACACCCCGTCAGTCGTCTCGATGGGCAACCCTCATGCGATCTTCTGGGTGGACGACATCCAGGCCTATGATCTCGAAAAGTTCGGCCCGCTGCTGGAAAACCACCCGATCTTCCCGGACCGCGCCAATATCACGCTGGCCCATATCGTCGATCGCGATCACATCGTGATGCGTACCTGGGAGCGCGGCGCCGGCCTGACCAAGGCTTGTGGCTCCGCAGCTTGCGCAACCGCTGTTGCCGCCGCTCGCCTGCGCCGGACCAATCGAACTGTGCATATGACGCTGCCCGGCGGTGAACTCACCATCGAATGGCGCGAGAGCGACGACCACGTGCTGATGACGGGGCCGGCCGCGTTTGAATATGAAGGCACGTTCGATCCGAAGCTGTTCGCTTCGGTCGCGTAA
- a CDS encoding RNA pseudouridine synthase, translated as MLVIDKPAGLPVHRGPKGGANLETSFEFLRYGLPRAPVLAHRLDRDTSGCLVLGRHRKATASLGLLFKHGRIRKTYWAVVEGGPAEDSGVIDMPLGRLNADRGWWMKPDPEGLKAVSNFTVLGRGGGMSWLALEPVTGRTHQLRVHCASSGFPIVGDNIYGNGPRFGEPTLHLHAREIVIPISRNKDPIRVVAPAPPHLHERLKACGWNGE; from the coding sequence ATGCTGGTGATCGACAAGCCGGCCGGCCTGCCGGTGCATCGCGGCCCCAAGGGCGGCGCCAATCTGGAAACCTCGTTCGAATTCTTGCGCTATGGCCTGCCGCGCGCACCCGTTCTGGCGCATCGGCTGGACCGCGACACGTCGGGCTGCCTGGTGCTGGGGCGGCATCGCAAGGCGACCGCGTCGCTCGGTCTGCTGTTCAAGCACGGCCGTATCCGAAAGACCTATTGGGCGGTCGTCGAGGGCGGGCCTGCCGAAGATTCCGGCGTGATCGACATGCCGCTCGGGCGGCTCAATGCCGATCGGGGCTGGTGGATGAAGCCGGATCCCGAGGGACTCAAGGCCGTTTCGAATTTCACCGTGCTCGGCCGCGGCGGCGGCATGAGCTGGCTGGCGCTGGAGCCGGTGACGGGGCGCACGCATCAGCTCCGTGTGCATTGTGCATCATCGGGATTTCCGATTGTCGGCGATAATATCTATGGCAACGGGCCCAGATTCGGCGAGCCGACGCTGCATCTGCATGCCCGCGAGATCGTGATTCCGATCTCGCGTAACAAGGACCCGATCCGTGTCGTCGCGCCGGCCCCGCCGCATCTGCATGAGCGGCTCAAAGCGTGCGGCTGGAACGGGGAGTAG
- a CDS encoding MBL fold metallo-hydrolase, with translation MTITRRELLASIGGLAAAAGLSAIWASRMTNYDGPVSDHFDGKIFFDPDGAPPRSLGEVLRWQFGGGRTREVWPDWVENEFADTPPARVEGTGVRFCYVGHASWLIQTAGINILFDPVWSDRVSPLSFAGPKRHNAPGIAFDKLPKIDVVLVSHGHYDHLDLPTLSKLSAKFAPRVITPLGNDITMKSADSAIKAEAYDWTDRVELGNGLAVTLVPTRHWTARGLFDRNKSLWASFVLETPAGKIYIVGDSGYGDGLHFRRVRETHGAIRLAILPIGAYEPRWFMKDQHMNPEDAVKAFGDCGAQQALASHHSTFQLTDEAIDGPVKGLAAACSAAELPSEKFMALKPGQVVEI, from the coding sequence ATGACCATCACCCGCCGCGAGCTTCTCGCATCCATCGGCGGCCTCGCCGCAGCGGCGGGGCTGTCGGCCATCTGGGCTTCCCGCATGACCAATTATGACGGCCCCGTCTCCGATCACTTCGACGGCAAGATCTTCTTCGATCCCGATGGCGCGCCGCCGAGGTCGCTCGGCGAAGTGCTGCGCTGGCAATTCGGCGGCGGCCGTACGCGCGAGGTCTGGCCGGACTGGGTCGAGAACGAGTTTGCCGATACGCCGCCGGCCAGGGTCGAGGGTACGGGCGTTCGCTTTTGTTACGTCGGTCACGCCAGCTGGCTGATCCAGACCGCCGGGATCAACATCCTGTTCGATCCGGTGTGGTCCGATCGCGTATCGCCATTGTCATTTGCCGGGCCGAAGCGTCACAACGCGCCGGGCATCGCCTTCGACAAACTGCCCAAGATCGATGTTGTGCTGGTCTCGCACGGTCATTACGACCATCTCGATCTTCCGACCCTGTCGAAGCTATCAGCCAAATTTGCACCGCGGGTGATCACGCCGCTTGGCAATGACATCACCATGAAGAGCGCCGACAGCGCGATCAAAGCCGAGGCCTATGACTGGACAGATCGCGTCGAGCTCGGCAACGGCCTCGCCGTCACGCTGGTGCCGACGCGCCACTGGACCGCGCGCGGCCTGTTTGATCGTAACAAATCGCTGTGGGCGAGCTTCGTGCTGGAGACACCAGCCGGCAAGATCTACATCGTCGGCGACAGCGGCTATGGCGACGGCCTGCACTTCCGCCGCGTGCGCGAGACCCATGGTGCTATCAGGCTCGCGATCCTGCCGATCGGCGCCTATGAGCCGCGCTGGTTCATGAAGGACCAGCACATGAATCCGGAAGACGCCGTGAAGGCGTTTGGTGACTGCGGCGCACAGCAGGCGCTGGCCAGCCATCACAGCACATTCCAGCTCACCGATGAGGCGATCGACGGGCCGGTGAAGGGATTGGCCGCCGCATGCAGCGCGGCGGAATTGCCCAGCGAGAAGTTTATGGCGCTGAAGCCGGGGCAGGTAGTGGAGATCTAG